One window of the Ammospiza nelsoni isolate bAmmNel1 chromosome 17, bAmmNel1.pri, whole genome shotgun sequence genome contains the following:
- the PMM2 gene encoding phosphomannomutase 2, translating to MAAPPSALCLFDVDGTLTAPRQKISAEMAAFMQRLRQKMKVGVVGGSDLAKIREQLGEDVIEKYDYVFSENGLVAYKDGKFLSKQSIQGHLGEDILQDVINYCLGYLAKIRLPKKRGTFIEFRNGMLNVSPIGRNCSQEERLEFYEFDKKEHIREKFVADLQREFAGKGLTFSIGGQISIDVFPEGWDKRYCLGIVAKDGYKTIYFFGDKTMPGGNDYEIFTDSRTEGHSVTSPEDTRRICEELFFK from the exons ATGGCGGCGCCGCCCTCAGCGCTCTGCCTGTTCGACGTGGATGGCACCCTCACGGCGCCGCGCCAG AAAATCTCGGCGGAGATGGCGGCGTTCATGCAGCGTCTGCGGCAGAAGATGAAGGTGGGGGTGGTGGGCGGCTCGGACCTGGCCAAGATCCGCGAGCAGCTGGGCGAGGACG TGATTGAGAAATATGACTATGTGTTCTCAGAAAATGGCCTGGTAGCATACAAAGATGGGAAGTTCCTGAGCAAGCAG aGCATTCAGGGCCACCTGGGCGAGGACATCCTTCAAGATGTCATCAACTACTGCCTGGGTTACCTTGCAAAGATCAGACTGCCAAAGAAGAG AGGCACTTTCATTGAGTTCAGAAATGGGATGTTAAATGTGTCCCCCATTGGAAGAAACTGCAGCCAGGAAGAACGACTTGAGTTCTATGAATTTGATAAA AAGGAGCATATAAGAGAGAAATTTGTAGCTGATCTACAAAGAGAATTTGCAGGCAAAGGCCTCACATTTTCAATAG GAGGGCAGATCAGCATCGATGTGTTCCCAGAGGGCTGGGATAAAAGGTACTGCTTAGGAATTGTTGCCAAGGATGGATACAAGACTATTTATTTCTTTGGAGACAAGACCATGCCA GGAGGGAATGACTATGAAATTTTCACAGACTCCAGAACAGAAGGCCACAGTGTCACATCCCCGGAGGATACAAGAAGAATCTGTGAAGagctattttttaaataa
- the TMEM186 gene encoding transmembrane protein 186 has protein sequence MTCGNVTLQAWLCTGRTAACTAAPFGRSLQKELWTRPWRREAARLPWIAGSWQCLQSQIQRAHGARSYLRRSREPSVCLSHLAPAAVVQQKAVRGRTEEFKLVYRFPGIKYCRILSRLKLLQTATSMIMLPPICYLYLQGQVSQNILLYTTGIAVFAGAMLYGMSHFFRRIIGFIYLSETGQTVRVAHLTFWGRRNDIYCPIETVVTLDEVGDSKDELLHQFKRYNSTDTLYFTIKYGQIVDRQKFTQIFGEFV, from the coding sequence ATGACCTGTGGGAATGTTACCTTACAGGCTTGGCTCTGCACGGGCAGGactgcagcctgcacagcagcaccttttGGGAGATCGCTGCAGAAGGAGCTTTGGACAAGGCCGTGGAGAAGGGAAGCTGCTCGCCTGCCCTGGATTGCTGGTTCGTGGCAGTGTTTGCAGTCACAAATCCAGCGAGCTCACGGTGCCAGGAGTTACCTCAGGAGATCCCGAGAGCCGTCCGTGTGCCTGTCCCACTTGGCCCCTGCTGCTGTGGTCCAGCAGAAGGCTGTGCGTGGCAGGACAGAAGAGTTCAAACTGGTCTACAGGTTCCCAGGGATAAAATACTGCAGGATCCTGTCGagactgaagctgctgcagactGCCACCTCCATGATCATGCTGCCTCCCATCTGCTACCTCTACCTGCAGGGCCAGGTGTCCCAGAATATCCTCCTCTACACAACTGGCATCGCTGTCTTTGCTGGGGCAATGCTGTACGGTATGAGCCACTTTTTCAGAAGAATTATTGGATTCATCTACTTAAGTGAAACTGGACAAACTGTCAGAGTGGCCCACTTGACATTTTGGGGAAGACGTAATGACATTTACTGTCCCATAGAGACAGTGGTGACTTTGGATGAAGTTGGAGATAGCAAGGACGAGCTCCTTCACCAGTTCAAGCGGTATAACAGTACAGATACTTTGTATTTTACAATTAAGTATGGCCAGATTGTAGACAGACAGAAATTTACTCAAATATTTGGAGAATTTGTGTGA